A stretch of Myxococcus hansupus DNA encodes these proteins:
- a CDS encoding EamA family transporter, which yields MSRRLTRPGPVTVAVLTLLVAMLSIQTGASLAKRVFPVVGASGATALRVFFAALILAAVFRPWRQRLTRKDLLSVAIYGAALGGMNLTFYLALERIPLGIAVAIEFTGPLALAIFSTRRALDFVWALLAVAGILLILPLSETSRALDWMGVFWALVAATCWALYILFGQRAGGSVHGGTAASLGMVTAALLVMPFGIAHAGTKLLDVTLLPIILGVAVLSSALPYSLEMYALKALPTRTFGILMSVEPALAALSGLLLLDERLSLRQWAAIGCIILASVGSSATSRKAAEEKAAPA from the coding sequence ATGTCTCGAAGGTTGACGAGGCCCGGCCCCGTGACGGTGGCCGTCCTGACGTTGTTGGTGGCGATGCTTTCCATCCAGACGGGGGCATCGCTGGCCAAGCGAGTCTTTCCCGTCGTGGGCGCGTCGGGCGCGACGGCGCTCCGGGTGTTCTTCGCGGCGCTCATCCTGGCGGCGGTGTTCCGGCCGTGGCGGCAGCGGCTGACGCGCAAGGACCTGCTGTCCGTGGCGATCTACGGCGCGGCGCTCGGCGGGATGAACCTGACCTTCTACCTGGCGCTGGAGCGCATCCCCCTGGGCATCGCCGTCGCCATCGAGTTCACCGGGCCGCTGGCGCTGGCCATCTTCTCCACGCGGCGGGCGCTCGACTTCGTGTGGGCGCTGTTGGCCGTGGCCGGCATCCTGCTGATTCTTCCGCTGTCGGAGACCTCGCGCGCGCTGGACTGGATGGGGGTCTTCTGGGCGCTGGTGGCCGCCACCTGCTGGGCGCTCTACATCCTCTTCGGCCAGCGCGCGGGCGGCTCCGTCCACGGCGGCACGGCGGCGTCGCTGGGCATGGTGACCGCGGCGCTGCTGGTGATGCCCTTCGGCATCGCGCACGCGGGCACGAAGCTCCTGGACGTGACGTTACTGCCCATCATCCTGGGCGTGGCGGTGCTGTCGAGCGCGCTGCCGTACTCCCTGGAGATGTACGCGCTCAAGGCGCTGCCCACGCGCACGTTCGGCATCCTGATGAGCGTGGAGCCGGCGCTGGCGGCCCTGTCGGGCCTGCTGCTGCTCGACGAGCGCCTATCCTTGAGGCAGTGGGCGGCCATCGGTTGCATCATCCTGGCCTCGGTGGGCAGCTCCGCGACGTCGCGCAAGGCGGCGGAGGAGAAGGCCGCTCCGGCCTGA
- a CDS encoding DUF2380 domain-containing protein encodes MFTRYLDHGSTQLTWLRGTLGSATALAGVASEVGDSEMELGILRMSGPRIQAAMFGTLLLATWVDFLQLADAVLRDCPMCGSEKLFADLHRVQSKLTPTLADLASGDSARIEAAATAMPVLMGELTQEFDSIRREARSAMEVGGKVMVAAQVMELLALISTLNMSLPRPPPAAPVTLGVGLVMSSGGVMAGSRLVVSAEWVEMMRRLVRAGVISLPVVSAAVRIHGGQVMMAQAHQDLPEGVREALGDSPEVRGMHVTGRAGAGMSGAPKHHVLPKEHREWFERRGFTGDMDIDNFCVRLEQAHHEALHGGGNWRMGRTWPGEWNRMIMEALREAEVEAGRMFTRNEVLYIVASRMKRYDVPMKFTKGRSQ; translated from the coding sequence GTGTTCACGCGCTATCTCGACCACGGCTCCACGCAACTGACGTGGCTCCGAGGAACGCTGGGGAGTGCCACGGCGCTGGCGGGAGTGGCGTCGGAGGTGGGGGATTCAGAAATGGAGCTGGGCATCCTCCGCATGTCGGGACCTCGAATCCAGGCCGCGATGTTCGGAACCCTGCTGCTGGCGACGTGGGTGGACTTCCTGCAACTCGCTGATGCCGTGCTCCGCGACTGTCCGATGTGCGGCTCCGAGAAGCTGTTCGCGGACCTGCATCGAGTTCAAAGCAAGCTGACTCCGACGCTGGCGGACCTCGCATCGGGGGACTCGGCGCGGATCGAGGCGGCGGCGACCGCGATGCCGGTGCTGATGGGGGAGTTGACCCAGGAGTTCGACTCGATTCGTCGGGAGGCGCGCTCGGCCATGGAGGTGGGCGGCAAGGTCATGGTGGCGGCGCAGGTGATGGAGCTGCTCGCCCTGATTTCCACACTGAACATGTCACTCCCCCGGCCGCCCCCAGCCGCACCCGTGACGCTCGGCGTGGGCCTCGTGATGAGTTCAGGGGGCGTCATGGCGGGCTCGCGGCTCGTCGTCTCGGCGGAGTGGGTGGAGATGATGCGAAGGCTGGTGCGGGCGGGCGTCATCTCGCTTCCCGTCGTGAGCGCGGCCGTCCGCATCCACGGTGGACAGGTGATGATGGCCCAGGCCCACCAGGACTTGCCCGAGGGTGTGCGGGAAGCGCTGGGGGACAGCCCCGAGGTGCGAGGCATGCATGTGACAGGCAGGGCTGGTGCGGGCATGTCCGGCGCACCGAAGCATCACGTCCTGCCGAAAGAGCACCGGGAGTGGTTCGAGCGGCGCGGCTTCACGGGTGACATGGACATCGACAATTTCTGCGTTCGACTGGAGCAGGCCCACCACGAGGCCCTTCACGGTGGGGGGAACTGGCGCATGGGGCGCACATGGCCCGGAGAGTGGAACCGGATGATCATGGAAGCGCTCCGCGAAGCCGAGGTCGAAGCTGGCCGGATGTTTACGCGGAACGAGGTTCTGTACATTGTCGCGTCTCGCATGAAGCGCTACGACGTCCCTATGAAGTTCACGAAGGGACGAAGCCAATGA
- a CDS encoding sensor histidine kinase, whose amino-acid sequence MSVRSAGRQAVRASFRRWTRAQNAPEVMAAAALGPWLALCALVPCMLAMAAWAPGARSFFGLHFGKALLCAAPMLLSGVIFSLVHRKRRRIEPWGWAWLAVGVAAMHFFVAALMAMSALPGAAVIASLFLFTTAFHGRLHRVTPHQPFLALGTALALGLALPLRGSDDHLALFGVIGPVALTAELYLGTFAVQHDLARADAERLRAAVHAQLLEQQERDVGRLSQALAEILGYHHDIDNALMAAGSAADMLAVLGAPRLPPGRSEFEELLRRLNDSLTQIRDMVTDARTKGRRHAGTEPEPVDLSPVLDSVQASVGLRFPDVDIQVEVEQPPSPLRALMRGGAPTLRRVVENLVLNACEGDGEEGAARVHILARVEPLSGRLEVTITDDGPGFPPGQLGRPAEALYTSKAHATGLGLYTSECLLRASGGMLHRQNASEGGAVLRMVLPREYP is encoded by the coding sequence ATGAGTGTGCGCTCCGCCGGACGGCAGGCCGTGCGGGCCTCGTTCCGGCGGTGGACACGCGCCCAGAACGCCCCGGAGGTGATGGCCGCCGCGGCCCTGGGCCCGTGGCTGGCGCTGTGCGCCCTGGTGCCCTGCATGCTCGCCATGGCCGCCTGGGCGCCGGGCGCGCGGAGCTTCTTCGGTCTCCACTTCGGGAAGGCGCTCCTGTGCGCCGCCCCGATGCTGCTCAGCGGCGTCATCTTCTCGCTGGTGCACCGGAAGCGGCGCCGCATCGAACCCTGGGGGTGGGCGTGGCTCGCCGTGGGCGTGGCCGCCATGCACTTCTTCGTGGCCGCGCTGATGGCGATGTCGGCGCTGCCCGGAGCGGCCGTCATTGCCTCGCTGTTCCTCTTCACCACCGCGTTCCACGGCCGGCTGCACCGGGTGACGCCGCACCAACCCTTCCTCGCGCTGGGCACCGCGCTGGCCCTGGGCCTCGCCCTGCCCCTGCGCGGCAGCGACGACCACCTGGCCCTCTTCGGCGTCATCGGCCCCGTGGCCCTCACGGCCGAGCTGTACCTGGGCACCTTCGCCGTGCAGCATGACCTGGCCCGCGCGGACGCCGAGCGCCTGCGCGCCGCCGTGCACGCGCAGCTCCTGGAGCAGCAGGAGCGCGACGTGGGCCGGCTGTCCCAGGCGCTGGCGGAAATCCTCGGCTACCACCACGACATCGACAACGCGCTCATGGCCGCGGGCAGCGCGGCGGACATGCTGGCCGTGCTGGGCGCGCCCCGCCTGCCGCCGGGCCGCTCCGAGTTCGAGGAGCTGCTGCGGCGGCTCAACGACAGCCTGACGCAGATTCGGGACATGGTGACGGACGCCCGCACCAAGGGCCGCCGCCACGCGGGCACGGAGCCCGAGCCGGTGGACCTGTCGCCAGTGCTGGACTCGGTGCAGGCCAGCGTGGGCCTGCGCTTCCCGGACGTGGACATCCAGGTGGAGGTGGAGCAGCCCCCGTCGCCCTTGCGCGCGCTCATGCGCGGCGGCGCGCCCACGCTGCGCCGCGTGGTGGAGAACCTGGTGCTCAACGCCTGCGAGGGCGACGGCGAGGAGGGCGCGGCCCGCGTCCACATCCTCGCGCGCGTGGAGCCGCTCAGCGGCCGCCTGGAAGTCACCATCACCGACGACGGACCGGGCTTCCCGCCGGGACAGCTCGGACGTCCCGCCGAGGCGCTCTACACCAGCAAGGCCCACGCGACGGGCCTGGGCCTCTACACCAGCGAGTGCCTGCTGCGCGCCAGCGGCGGGATGCTGCACCGGCAGAACGCGTCCGAAGGCGGGGCCGTGCTGCGCATGGTCCTCCCCAGGGAGTACCCATGA
- a CDS encoding metallophosphoesterase family protein, which yields MPFKYVHAADLHLDTPFRGVATQGPLLGRFQDATFRALTRITDLCLRERVAFLLLAGDLFDMKDRSVRARLALRRELGRLDAAGISTFIVHGNHDPLSGDTGALGLPASVKVFGPDWEEVEVKREGRRLCRVQGISYPDVEVRDDLSARFRRTGDGFTVGLLHANLGGVEGHANYAPCTTAGLGARGLDYWALGHVHTRAEHLLPGGGVAVYPGNPQGRHANETGPRGCMLVEVEDGGMRRRFVPVDGVRWHKLEVPLSGVGTLDGLMSTALEGVESCCAPELDGHAVRLTLTGRGPLHRELSRPGALAQWESDLRDQLARGHPPVLLESLRDSSRPEVDLEAVCAAGGFARTLLDEVGHLAEHPEDLARLWEEEALGTLGQRLKRLGVDALEAPRAEWMVQAGLHGVESLHEEESS from the coding sequence ATGCCCTTCAAGTACGTTCATGCCGCCGACCTGCACCTGGACACGCCCTTCCGAGGTGTCGCGACCCAGGGGCCGCTTCTCGGACGCTTCCAGGACGCCACGTTCCGCGCCCTCACCCGCATCACCGACCTGTGCCTGCGCGAACGCGTGGCCTTCCTGCTGCTCGCCGGAGACCTGTTCGACATGAAGGACCGCTCCGTGCGCGCGCGGCTGGCGCTGCGGCGTGAGCTGGGCCGGCTGGACGCCGCGGGCATCTCCACCTTCATCGTCCACGGCAACCATGACCCGCTCAGCGGCGACACCGGCGCGCTGGGGCTGCCCGCGTCCGTGAAGGTGTTCGGCCCGGACTGGGAAGAGGTGGAGGTGAAGCGCGAGGGCCGGCGCCTGTGCCGCGTACAGGGCATCTCCTATCCGGACGTGGAGGTGCGTGACGACCTCTCCGCGCGCTTCCGCCGCACCGGCGACGGCTTCACGGTGGGCCTGCTGCACGCCAACCTGGGCGGCGTGGAGGGCCACGCCAACTACGCGCCCTGCACCACCGCGGGCCTGGGCGCGCGCGGGCTGGACTACTGGGCTTTGGGCCATGTCCACACGCGCGCCGAACACCTGCTGCCGGGCGGTGGCGTGGCGGTGTACCCGGGCAACCCGCAGGGCCGACACGCGAACGAGACCGGGCCGCGCGGGTGCATGTTGGTGGAAGTGGAGGACGGCGGCATGCGGCGCCGCTTCGTGCCCGTGGACGGCGTGCGCTGGCACAAGCTGGAGGTTCCGCTGTCCGGCGTCGGCACCCTGGATGGGTTGATGAGCACCGCGCTGGAAGGGGTGGAGTCCTGCTGCGCTCCGGAGCTGGACGGCCACGCGGTGCGGCTCACGCTCACCGGACGGGGCCCCCTGCACCGCGAGCTGTCCCGGCCCGGCGCGCTGGCCCAGTGGGAGAGCGACCTGCGCGACCAGCTCGCGCGCGGCCATCCCCCGGTGCTGCTGGAGTCGCTGCGGGACAGCAGCCGTCCGGAGGTGGACCTGGAGGCGGTGTGCGCGGCGGGCGGCTTCGCGCGCACGCTGCTGGATGAGGTGGGCCACCTCGCGGAGCACCCGGAGGACCTGGCGCGGCTCTGGGAAGAGGAAGCGCTGGGCACGCTGGGCCAGCGGCTGAAGCGACTGGGCGTGGACGCGCTGGAAGCACCGCGGGCGGAGTGGATGGTCCAGGCGGGACTGCACGGCGTGGAATCCCTGCACGAGGAGGAGTCCTCATGA
- a CDS encoding methyltransferase domain-containing protein, translating into MRAEAVEPEWVRDEVSAYYEAKTERLLQRYGPGPRVHYHSGLVDVVPPPGASPATLRATVHGAQEAMLAELTRAVGRFPDGGEVLDIGCGLGGGSLYWAMEHRAHVTAVTNVPSHVALVRGFAEVAGVGARVRPILCDALSVPGRASYDAVVAVESACYLPRAEWFRRTRALLKPGGLVAIADCFLGRAELAAPFDRYWRTRIGSLDEYLSAAHAAGLELEVRDDVSSRVVGFWSLTLELLVHERALASPTQHPLRALARAGRGESSREHLRLQQALMDGGLEYALLVLRRPD; encoded by the coding sequence ATGAGGGCCGAAGCCGTGGAACCCGAGTGGGTGCGCGACGAGGTGAGCGCGTACTACGAGGCGAAGACGGAGCGGCTGCTCCAACGGTACGGGCCCGGGCCCCGGGTGCACTACCACTCCGGGCTGGTGGATGTGGTGCCGCCCCCCGGCGCGTCACCCGCGACGCTGCGGGCGACCGTCCACGGCGCGCAGGAGGCAATGCTGGCGGAGCTGACGCGCGCCGTGGGCCGCTTCCCGGACGGCGGCGAGGTGCTCGACATCGGCTGCGGCCTGGGCGGCGGCTCGCTGTACTGGGCCATGGAGCACCGCGCCCATGTGACGGCGGTGACGAACGTGCCCTCGCATGTGGCGCTGGTGCGGGGCTTCGCGGAGGTCGCGGGCGTGGGAGCACGCGTGCGCCCGATTCTCTGCGACGCCCTGTCGGTGCCGGGCCGTGCCAGCTATGACGCCGTCGTGGCGGTGGAGAGCGCCTGCTACCTGCCTCGCGCCGAATGGTTCCGCCGCACGCGCGCGCTGCTGAAGCCAGGCGGCCTGGTGGCCATCGCCGACTGCTTCCTCGGCCGCGCCGAGCTGGCCGCGCCCTTCGACCGGTACTGGCGCACGCGCATCGGCTCACTGGACGAGTACCTCTCCGCCGCGCACGCCGCGGGGCTGGAGCTGGAGGTGCGCGACGACGTGTCCTCGCGCGTCGTGGGCTTCTGGTCGCTCACGCTGGAGCTGCTCGTCCATGAGCGGGCCCTGGCCTCCCCCACCCAGCACCCGCTGCGCGCCCTGGCCCGGGCGGGCCGCGGCGAATCCAGCCGCGAGCACCTGCGCCTGCAACAAGCGCTGATGGACGGTGGCCTGGAGTACGCGCTGCTCGTGCTCCGCCGGCCCGACTGA
- a CDS encoding NUDIX hydrolase produces MTDGRSWQGNWKARLYARVRERGFDSLTSFAESRPAVSLNALAEELGKDDVSGVQVMSGLLAEAEQRRQVTRFVRDVLVRELSATLPNGWPVVMDDEGRFQVAKALGCWSADTPDTHKERVRQARAALRAIPPPAGWRPLGPDDELLRTLLPDDEA; encoded by the coding sequence ATGACTGACGGTCGTTCATGGCAGGGGAACTGGAAAGCCCGCCTTTATGCGCGGGTCCGTGAACGTGGCTTTGATTCGCTGACCTCCTTTGCCGAATCACGCCCCGCCGTTTCGTTGAACGCTCTTGCTGAGGAGCTTGGCAAGGACGATGTTTCGGGTGTTCAGGTGATGAGCGGGCTGCTTGCCGAGGCGGAGCAGCGTAGGCAGGTCACGCGTTTCGTCCGTGACGTACTCGTGCGCGAACTGTCCGCGACACTCCCAAACGGCTGGCCAGTCGTGATGGACGACGAAGGTCGCTTCCAAGTGGCCAAGGCACTCGGATGCTGGTCTGCCGACACTCCGGATACGCACAAGGAGCGGGTTCGGCAGGCCAGGGCCGCACTTCGCGCGATCCCACCCCCTGCTGGGTGGCGCCCGCTAGGGCCTGATGACGAGCTATTGCGGACGCTTCTTCCCGACGACGAGGCCTGA
- a CDS encoding AAA family ATPase → MKPGLRIDALRVLGFGRFSGLTRELGPGLHLLYGPNEAGKSTLLAFLRSMLFGFEKRGQPERYEPAHGGAFGGELTLATSAGSLLVRRIASRRTSEGELSVRDADGQELSKESLESALAHVSRELFFDVFAFRLDELAGFERLTEERGASEALVAASMRGARRLPEVMDQLRKSTELIYKPNGVKSSLNVTMKALEDVQARLRLEGDRPARYFSEKARLGALVEEQRVLEADLLELVARLERLTRLEAALGDTGALAQARAELETLPALESFPEAGESRLEDGLHRRRNCRAEGARLALRLATADADLERLSAPSGVRGREEALGLALAAYTERAVLLRALPSRRAALAEKQRQVELALRELGLPVDGPGLLALDLSASVRVALEELASRLSAAEATHREAEGTRARAVSERERLDGALRRVDAELLALPQERTSQLRQQQAGLGRLRTVRGDLERLSEQRAELHRQFESVRTQGEPHLTTAVLPLWWVPAVAVVAVALAVTAWLLAGNLVGALCLGVGLLLTGVLELARRRVEAARDADVAAQGARQRWRQQEEERLRSALMALSAREEVLHRELLSAATEAGLNLVATAADMAAREATLADALERAGRRELLQREQEKLHAEHTAALREEHRASEAVGEVEARRGNLEAELAEHLSARCFPPTLAASAALTLWRDAAALRQRLLDVGAEAAALSVDAQACAQVTARLWAEAVAAELVPGSAKAHGLDSGAMEPIATRVASALEQERARRLELRTVEASHHELLAEKARLDGLSHDEEAALAALLAEGGSADEETFRRRAAQSRRYVELTGRTRELSHRIEARTGLSETSARQALIDVGGEQGLRAELESLREKHAEAQERQKAVLTECGALRHQLEQWENDDALAQLRIVEESLRAKAAELARQYAADRLTLALLSRARRRFEEEQQPRVVQLASEHFAALTQGRYPRVFIPTGEERELRVGDGQRDWSAAQLSRGTREQLYLAFRLAVVRDFGETRGALPLIVDDVLVNFDPERARGAIHLLAKLSEHQQVIAFTCHPWLRDAFAAEGARVQTLDATPHETTPVPVSVPVLKAG, encoded by the coding sequence ATGAAACCGGGGCTGCGCATCGACGCGCTGCGAGTGCTGGGCTTCGGCCGCTTCTCCGGCCTCACGCGGGAGCTGGGCCCGGGCCTCCATCTGCTGTACGGCCCCAACGAGGCGGGGAAGAGCACCCTGCTGGCCTTCCTGCGCAGCATGCTGTTCGGCTTCGAGAAGCGCGGGCAGCCGGAACGGTATGAGCCGGCCCACGGCGGCGCCTTCGGCGGCGAGCTGACGCTGGCCACCAGCGCGGGCTCGCTGCTGGTGCGCCGCATCGCGAGCCGGCGCACGTCCGAGGGCGAGCTGTCGGTGCGCGACGCGGACGGGCAGGAGCTCTCCAAGGAGTCGCTGGAGAGCGCGCTGGCGCACGTGTCGCGTGAGCTGTTCTTCGACGTGTTCGCCTTCCGGTTGGATGAGCTGGCCGGCTTCGAGCGGCTCACCGAGGAGCGTGGCGCCTCCGAGGCCCTGGTCGCCGCCAGCATGCGCGGCGCGCGGCGACTCCCGGAGGTGATGGACCAGCTCCGCAAGAGCACCGAGCTCATCTACAAACCCAACGGCGTGAAGTCGTCCCTCAACGTGACGATGAAGGCGCTCGAGGACGTGCAGGCACGGCTGCGGCTGGAAGGGGACCGGCCCGCGCGTTACTTCTCGGAGAAGGCGCGGCTGGGCGCCCTCGTCGAGGAGCAGCGGGTGCTGGAAGCCGACCTGCTGGAGCTGGTCGCCCGACTGGAGCGGCTGACGCGGTTGGAAGCGGCGCTGGGCGACACGGGAGCGCTGGCGCAAGCACGGGCCGAACTGGAGACGCTGCCCGCGCTGGAGTCCTTCCCCGAGGCGGGTGAATCGCGGCTGGAGGACGGGCTGCACCGGCGACGGAACTGTCGCGCCGAAGGGGCCCGGCTGGCGCTGCGGTTGGCGACGGCGGACGCGGACCTGGAGCGCCTGTCCGCGCCCTCCGGGGTGCGGGGACGTGAGGAGGCGCTCGGGCTGGCGTTGGCGGCCTACACCGAGCGCGCGGTGCTGCTGCGCGCCCTGCCCTCCCGCCGCGCCGCGTTGGCGGAGAAGCAGCGGCAGGTGGAGCTGGCGCTGCGGGAGCTGGGCCTTCCGGTGGATGGGCCGGGCCTGCTCGCGCTGGACTTGAGCGCCAGCGTCCGCGTGGCGCTGGAGGAGCTGGCGTCGCGACTGTCGGCGGCAGAGGCCACGCACCGCGAGGCGGAGGGCACGCGGGCTCGGGCCGTGTCGGAACGGGAGCGGCTGGACGGCGCGCTGCGACGGGTCGACGCGGAGCTGTTGGCGCTGCCCCAGGAACGGACGTCGCAGCTCCGTCAGCAACAGGCGGGCCTGGGACGGCTGCGCACAGTGCGCGGGGACCTGGAGCGCCTGTCGGAGCAGCGCGCCGAGCTGCACCGGCAATTCGAAAGCGTCCGCACCCAGGGCGAGCCCCACCTCACGACGGCGGTCCTCCCTCTCTGGTGGGTGCCCGCCGTGGCGGTGGTCGCGGTGGCCCTCGCGGTGACGGCGTGGTTGCTCGCGGGCAACCTCGTGGGCGCGCTGTGCCTGGGCGTCGGGCTGTTGCTCACGGGGGTGTTGGAGCTGGCACGGCGGCGCGTGGAGGCGGCGCGCGACGCGGACGTGGCGGCGCAGGGGGCGCGTCAGCGTTGGCGGCAGCAGGAGGAGGAGCGCCTGCGCTCGGCGCTCATGGCGCTGTCGGCTCGAGAGGAAGTCTTGCACCGGGAGCTGCTGTCCGCCGCCACCGAAGCCGGTCTGAATCTGGTGGCGACGGCCGCGGACATGGCGGCGCGAGAGGCCACGCTCGCGGATGCGCTGGAGCGGGCGGGCCGGCGCGAATTGCTGCAACGCGAGCAGGAGAAGCTCCACGCCGAGCACACCGCCGCCCTGCGCGAGGAGCACCGCGCGAGCGAGGCGGTGGGCGAAGTGGAGGCACGGCGAGGGAACCTGGAGGCGGAGCTGGCGGAACATCTGTCCGCGCGGTGCTTCCCGCCCACGCTGGCCGCGTCCGCGGCGCTGACGCTGTGGCGAGACGCCGCGGCGCTGCGGCAGCGGCTGCTGGACGTGGGCGCGGAGGCGGCGGCGCTCTCCGTGGATGCCCAGGCGTGCGCGCAGGTGACGGCGCGGTTGTGGGCGGAGGCCGTGGCGGCGGAGCTCGTCCCGGGCTCCGCGAAGGCGCACGGGCTGGACTCGGGGGCGATGGAGCCCATCGCCACGCGGGTGGCCTCGGCGCTGGAGCAGGAGCGCGCCCGCCGTCTGGAGCTTCGGACGGTGGAGGCGAGCCACCACGAGCTGCTCGCGGAGAAGGCGCGCCTGGATGGGCTGTCCCATGACGAAGAGGCGGCCCTGGCGGCGCTGCTGGCCGAGGGCGGCAGCGCTGACGAGGAGACGTTCCGCCGCCGGGCCGCGCAGTCGCGCCGCTACGTGGAACTCACGGGCCGGACGCGCGAGCTGTCACACCGCATCGAGGCACGCACGGGCTTGTCGGAGACGTCGGCCCGGCAGGCGCTCATCGACGTGGGCGGAGAGCAGGGCCTGCGCGCGGAGCTGGAGTCCTTGCGCGAGAAGCACGCCGAGGCCCAGGAGCGACAGAAGGCCGTGCTCACGGAGTGCGGCGCGCTCCGCCACCAACTGGAGCAGTGGGAGAACGACGACGCACTGGCGCAGCTTCGCATCGTCGAGGAGTCCCTGCGGGCCAAGGCCGCCGAGCTGGCGCGGCAGTACGCGGCGGACCGGCTGACGCTCGCGCTGCTGTCCCGGGCCCGCCGCCGCTTCGAGGAGGAGCAACAGCCGCGCGTGGTGCAGCTCGCCTCCGAGCACTTCGCCGCGCTCACCCAGGGCCGCTACCCGCGCGTCTTCATCCCCACGGGCGAGGAGCGCGAGCTGCGCGTGGGCGACGGACAGCGCGACTGGAGCGCGGCGCAGCTCTCCCGAGGGACACGGGAGCAGCTCTATCTGGCGTTCCGCTTGGCCGTGGTGCGCGACTTCGGTGAGACGCGCGGAGCGCTGCCGCTCATCGTCGACGACGTGCTGGTGAACTTCGACCCGGAGCGGGCACGCGGCGCCATCCACCTGCTGGCGAAGCTCTCCGAGCACCAGCAGGTCATCGCCTTCACCTGCCACCCCTGGCTGCGTGACGCCTTCGCCGCCGAGGGCGCCCGGGTGCAGACACTGGACGCCACGCCCCATGAGACGACGCCCGTCCCCGTCTCCGTGCCCGTGTTGAAAGCCGGGTAG